A section of the Delphinus delphis chromosome 1, mDelDel1.2, whole genome shotgun sequence genome encodes:
- the PIGC gene encoding phosphatidylinositol N-acetylglucosaminyltransferase subunit C: protein MCAQPVTNTKEARWQKVLYERQPFPDNYVDQSFLEELRKNIYARKYQYWAVVFESSVVIQQLCSVCVFVVIWWYMDEGLLAPHWLFGTGLASSLIGYVLFDLIDGGEGRKKSGRTRWADLKSALVFITFTYGFSPVLKTLTESVSTDTIYAMSVFMLLGHLIFFDYGANGAIVSSTLSLNMAIFASVCLASRLPRSLHAFVMVTFAIQIFALWPMLQKKLKACTPHSYVGVTLLFAFSALGGLLSISAVGAILFALLLVSISCLCPFYLIRLQLFKENIHGPWDEAEIKEDLSRFLS from the coding sequence ATGTGTGCCCAGCCTGTAACTAACACCAAAGAGGCCAGATGGCAGAAGGTCTTGTATGAGCGACAGCCTTTTCCTGATAACTACGTGGATCAGAGTTTCCTGGAAGAGCTCCGGAAGAACATCTATGCCCGGAAATACCAATATTGGGCTGTGGTATTTGAGTCCAGTGTGGTGATACAGCAGCTGTGCAGTGTCTGTGTTTTTGTGGTTATCTGGTGGTATATGGATGAGGGTCTTCTGGCTCCCCATTGGCTTTTTGGGACTGGCCTGGCTTCTTCACTGATTGGCTATGTTTTGTTTGATCTCATTGATGGAGGTGAAGGACGGAAGAAGAGTGGGCGGACCCGGTGGGCTGACTTGAAGAGTGCCCTAGTCTTCATAACTTTCACATACGGCTTTTCGCCGGTGCTGAAGACCCTGACAGAGTCCGTCAGCACTGACACCATCTATGCCATGTCAGTCTTCATGCTGTTAGGCCACCTCATCTTCTTTGACTATGGTGCCAATGGTGCCATTGTATCCAGCACACTGTCCTTGAACATGGCCATCTTTGCTTCTGTCTGCCTTGCCTCACGCCTGCCCCGGTCCCTACATGCCTTCGTCATGGTGACATTTGCCATCCAGATTTTTGCCCTATGGCCCATGTTACAGAAGAAACTGAAGGCATGTACTCCCCACAGCTATGTGGGAGTCACACTGCTTTTTGCATTTTCAGCCTTGGGAGGCCTGCTGTCCATTAGTGCTGTGGGAGCCATACTCTTTGCCCTTCTGCTGGTTTCCATCTCATGTCTCTGCCCTTTCTACCTCATTCGCCTgcagctttttaaagaaaacattcatGGGCCTTGGGATGAGgctgaaatcaaagaagacttgTCGAGGTTCCTCAGCTGA
- the C1H1orf105 gene encoding uncharacterized protein C1orf105 homolog, translated as MKVSVPRFDKIPWFSEASLINKPLVLSLPKRYPHSSATFLVSSKKAMNLPILFQVPDVLSKAGRNRRDPTLIRNKQLCSTCREMKMVQPRTMIIPDDLKLSFSNYPQMMSLHPPKAQTVPRRPRDDIPTEGARYRLPILGPRTAVSRGLLSDAYDTLQDMQLSSLPRKEPVGKTMRQ; from the exons ATGAAG GTTTCTGTTCCAAGATTTGACAAGATTCCGTGGTTTAGTGAGGCTAGCCTCATAAACAAGCCATTAGTGCTCAGCCTCCCGAAAAG ATATCCTCATTCCTCTGCCACTTTTCTGGTTTCATCCAAGAAGGCTATGAATTTGCCAATTTTGTTCCAAGTTCCAGATGTCTTATCTAAG GCCGGGAGGAACCGGAGAGACCCCACGCTGATCAGAAACAAGCAGCTGTGCTCCACGTGTcgagaaatgaaaa TGGTGCAACCAAGAACTATGATAATCCCAGATGATCTGAAACTATCCTTTAGCAACTATCCACA AATGATGAGTCTTCATCCACCAAAGGCCCAGACTGTACCCAGACGTCCTCGTGATGACATCCCAACAG AGGGCGCTCGCTACAGACTGCCCATTCTGGGCCCCAGAACAGCTGTCTCCCGTGGACTGCTGTCAGATGCCTACGACACACTGCAGGACATGCAACTCTCTTCCTTGCCCAGAAAGGAACCAGTGGGCAAGACAATGAGGCAGTGA